Proteins encoded in a region of the Quercus lobata isolate SW786 chromosome 8, ValleyOak3.0 Primary Assembly, whole genome shotgun sequence genome:
- the LOC115955065 gene encoding uncharacterized protein LOC115955065, with protein MRSMKGEVVLNIPAEKAWEMYRDNEVISKINSEMLARTEYIQGDGSPGSLSIYILVDAAISNFVKESTEKIEKVETGQSVTYRVIGGDLRRMYDPYRVTFSFIPVEGKENEMCLAEWKAEFEPLTPETPPPLKAKDAALGFLKWFEKFELTC; from the exons ATGAGGAGCATGAAAGGTGAAGTGGTGCTCAACATCCCTGCTGAGAAGGCGTGGGAAATGTACAGAGACAATGAAGTTATCAGTAAAATAAATTCTGAAATGCTTGCCCGAACTGAATACATCCAAGGAGATGGTAGCCCTGGAAGtttgagtatatatatat TGGTGGACGCAGCCATCAGCAACTTCGTGAAAGAATCAACTGAGAAGATAGAGAAGGTGGAGACGGGGCAGTCTGTGACATACCGTGTGATCGGAGGTGACTTGAGGAGGATGTACGATCCATATAGGGTCACCTTCTCATTCATTCCTGTGGAGGGAAAAGAGAATGAGATGTGTCTCGCTGAATGGAAGGCTGAGTTTGAGCCACTCACTCCAGAAACGCCTCCACCATTGAAGGCAAAGGATGCTGCTCTAGGATTCCTCAAGTGGTTTGAGAAGTTTGAGCTAACCTGCTAG